A genomic stretch from Epinephelus moara isolate mb unplaced genomic scaffold, YSFRI_EMoa_1.0 scaffold429, whole genome shotgun sequence includes:
- the LOC126387436 gene encoding uncharacterized protein LOC126387436 has protein sequence MEEVVDCTTDYINFCMDVVVPVRTAPCYANNKPWITSHIKSLLNQKKKAFKDGDQQELRRVQRELRVQLREAKEQYRRKLEQKLQNNSMKEVWDGLKIITSCSSRQGATIEGDVSRVNRLNNFFNRFDNPIPLSPLITMPPTPSSALSLPLRADTCTKETPSPPAITAAQVCGELRRLHPSKAAGPDGVSPRLLKACTSELGDPHPAELNDFRPVTLT, from the exons ATGGAGGAGGTTGTTGACTGCACCACTGACTACATTAACTTCTGTATGGACGTTGTTGTTCCTGTAAGAACGGCGCCCTGCTATGCTAACAACAAGCCCTGGATTACGAGTCACATTAAAAGCCTTCTGAATCAGAAGAAGAAGGCCTTTAAAGACGGTGATCAGCAGGAGCTTAGACGCGTGCAGCGGGAACTCAGAGTCCAGCTCAGGGAGGCGAAGGAGCAATACAGGAGAAAGTTGGAGCAGAAGTTGCAGAACAACAGCATGAAGGAGGTGTGGGACGGGTTGAAGATCATCACCAGCTGCAGCTCGAGGCAGGGTGCCACCATCGAGGGGGATGTGAGCAGAGTGAACCGGTTGAACAACTTCTTCAACAGGTTTGACAACCCCATCCCACTCTCACCTCTGATCACCATGCCCCCCACGCCCTCTtctgctctctccctccccctacGAGCAGACACCTGCACTAAGGAGACTCCCTCCCCACCTGCAATCACAGCAGCCCAGGTGTGTGGAGAGCTGAGGAGGCTTCACCCCAGCAAAGCAGCAG GTCCAGATGGAGTATCCCCTCGACTGCTGAAGGCCTGCACGTCGGAGCTGGGAGACCCTCATCCTGCAGAGCTGAATGATTTCAGGCCGGTCACCCTGACATGA